A section of the Caballeronia sp. M1242 genome encodes:
- a CDS encoding diacylglycerol kinase yields MTRRPLAEERAEANARAAAGRIMDPFDDDTDASADTLDSHAQATEPLGTDDLPFNPYKRNRGFTRAWHAMKNSIAGFRIAIREESAFRQELTLAAILLPCSLFVPVAPVERAALIGSVLLVLIVELLNSSVEAAIDRISLERHELSKRAKDFGSAAVMVALAVCVLTWAMILWPHAPAAAAWLGRLLA; encoded by the coding sequence ATGACGCGTCGCCCGTTGGCGGAGGAACGCGCCGAAGCGAACGCCCGCGCGGCGGCGGGCCGCATCATGGACCCGTTCGACGACGACACCGACGCCAGCGCGGATACGCTCGATTCGCACGCTCAGGCAACCGAGCCGCTCGGCACCGACGACCTCCCCTTCAATCCGTACAAGCGCAATCGCGGCTTCACGCGCGCCTGGCACGCGATGAAGAACTCGATCGCAGGTTTTCGCATCGCGATTCGCGAGGAAAGCGCCTTCCGGCAGGAACTGACGCTCGCGGCAATCCTTTTGCCGTGCAGCCTTTTCGTGCCGGTGGCGCCTGTCGAGCGCGCCGCGCTAATCGGCTCCGTGCTGCTGGTGCTCATCGTCGAACTGTTGAATTCGAGCGTCGAGGCGGCGATCGACCGCATCTCGCTCGAACGCCACGAACTCTCGAAGCGCGCGAAGGACTTCGGCAGCGCCGCCGTGATGGTCGCGCTCGCGGTATGCGTGCTCACGTGGGCCATGATTCTGTGGCCGCACGCGCCCGCCGCGGCTGCGTGGCTCGGGCGACTTCTGGCTTGA
- a CDS encoding DUF924 family protein codes for MTTDPRAQDVLDFWFGAPGSPEFGTERRQWWTKKRAFDAMLTERFGALLDEAQAGGLEAWEREPLCALALIVVLDQFSRNCYRNKPRAFAGDARALAVAKKLVGQGDDLRMPSACHRAFVYTPFEHDETLASQRQSVRLFAKLRDDTGVASFYDSALRHAEVIERFGRFPHRNRILGRETLPAEEAWLAEHGGF; via the coding sequence TTGACCACGGATCCGCGCGCGCAGGACGTGCTGGACTTCTGGTTCGGCGCGCCGGGCTCGCCGGAATTTGGCACCGAGCGCAGGCAGTGGTGGACCAAGAAGCGCGCGTTCGACGCCATGCTGACCGAACGCTTCGGCGCTCTGCTCGACGAAGCGCAGGCGGGCGGCCTGGAAGCGTGGGAACGCGAGCCGCTTTGCGCGCTCGCGCTGATCGTGGTGCTGGATCAGTTCTCGCGCAATTGTTATCGCAACAAGCCGCGCGCCTTCGCCGGCGACGCGCGGGCGCTCGCGGTCGCGAAGAAGCTGGTCGGGCAGGGCGACGATTTGCGGATGCCGAGCGCCTGTCATCGCGCGTTCGTGTACACGCCGTTCGAGCACGACGAAACGCTCGCCAGCCAGCGCCAATCCGTGCGCCTCTTTGCAAAACTGCGCGACGACACGGGCGTCGCGAGCTTCTACGACTCCGCGTTGAGACACGCGGAAGTCATCGAACGATTCGGGCGCTTTCCGCATCGGAACAGGATACTCGGACGCGAGACGCTGCCCGCCGAAGAAGCGTGGCTCGCCGAGCACGGCGGTTTCTAG
- a CDS encoding glycosyltransferase family 1 protein, whose product MKIMIVTDAWEPQVNGVVRTLKNTSKELTALGHRVDMLTPLEFRTIPCPTYPEIRLSLMAGRHVAERIDAFDPDALHIATEGPLGLAARAYALRHKLPYTTAYHTRFPEYVKARFGIPLAMTYRFLRWFHGPSQAVMAPTPVVKKDLEAYGFTNVVLWTRGVDLDIFHPMDSKVLNTARPIFLYVGRVAIEKNVEAFLKLDLPGSKWVAGEGPALAELKSRYTNVNYLGVLSQPELAKVYAAADVFVFPSRTDTFGLVLREAMACGTPIAAYPVTGPIDVLGEHGPGALDDDLREACLQALKIDRADARAWAERFSWRAASEQFASHLRQFEPRAPRADRAPA is encoded by the coding sequence ATGAAGATCATGATCGTGACCGATGCATGGGAGCCGCAAGTCAACGGCGTCGTGCGCACACTCAAGAATACGAGCAAGGAACTGACGGCGCTCGGGCATCGCGTGGATATGCTCACGCCGCTCGAATTCAGGACGATTCCCTGCCCGACCTATCCCGAGATTCGCCTGTCGCTGATGGCGGGCCGTCATGTCGCCGAGCGCATCGACGCGTTCGATCCCGATGCGCTGCACATCGCGACGGAAGGCCCGCTCGGCCTCGCCGCCCGCGCGTACGCGCTGCGTCACAAGCTGCCGTACACCACCGCCTATCACACGCGCTTTCCCGAATACGTGAAGGCGCGTTTCGGCATTCCGCTCGCGATGACGTATCGCTTTCTGCGCTGGTTCCACGGACCGTCGCAGGCGGTGATGGCGCCGACGCCCGTGGTCAAGAAAGATCTGGAGGCCTATGGATTCACGAACGTCGTGCTGTGGACGCGCGGCGTCGATCTCGACATCTTCCATCCGATGGACTCGAAGGTGCTCAACACCGCGCGGCCGATCTTTCTGTACGTCGGGCGCGTGGCGATCGAGAAGAACGTCGAAGCGTTTCTGAAACTCGATCTGCCCGGCTCGAAATGGGTCGCGGGCGAAGGCCCGGCGCTCGCCGAGCTGAAATCTCGCTACACGAACGTCAACTATCTCGGCGTGCTGTCGCAGCCGGAACTCGCGAAGGTGTACGCCGCCGCCGATGTCTTCGTGTTTCCGAGCCGCACCGATACGTTCGGCCTCGTGCTGCGGGAAGCGATGGCCTGCGGCACGCCGATCGCGGCGTATCCGGTCACGGGCCCGATCGACGTGCTCGGCGAACACGGACCCGGCGCGCTCGACGACGACCTGCGCGAGGCGTGCCTTCAGGCGCTGAAGATCGACCGTGCCGACGCGCGCGCCTGGGCCGAACGCTTCTCTTGGCGCGCGGCGTCGGAGCAGTTCGCGTCGCATTTGCGGCAGTTCGAGCCGCGCGCGCCGCGCGCCGACCGGGCGCCCGCATGA
- a CDS encoding SDR family oxidoreductase has product MSKVILITGASRGIGRSAAILAGARGWSVGVNYASNAQAAEETVAAVRAAGGKAIAIAGDVRDEAAIIAMFDATEQAFGKLDGVVNNAGIVAPGAPLADMDIERLKRIFDTNVLGAYLCAREAARRLSRSRGGHGGSLVNVSSAAARLGSPNEYVDYAGSKGAVDAMTIGLSKELGPEGVRVNAIRPGLIETEIHASGGKPDRAHVLGVHTPLGRPGTADEVGESIVWLLSDASSYVTGAILDVTGGR; this is encoded by the coding sequence ATGTCCAAAGTCATCCTGATCACCGGCGCGAGCCGCGGCATCGGCCGGTCGGCTGCCATTCTCGCGGGCGCGCGCGGCTGGTCGGTCGGCGTGAACTACGCGTCGAACGCGCAGGCCGCCGAAGAAACCGTCGCGGCGGTGCGCGCGGCGGGCGGCAAGGCCATCGCGATTGCCGGCGACGTGCGCGACGAAGCGGCGATCATCGCCATGTTCGACGCCACCGAACAAGCCTTCGGCAAGCTCGACGGCGTGGTGAACAACGCGGGCATCGTCGCGCCGGGGGCGCCTCTGGCCGACATGGACATCGAGCGGCTCAAGCGCATTTTCGACACCAACGTGCTCGGCGCGTATCTGTGCGCCCGCGAGGCGGCGCGGCGTCTGTCGCGCTCGCGCGGCGGCCACGGCGGCTCGCTCGTGAACGTGTCGTCGGCGGCGGCGCGGCTCGGGTCGCCGAACGAATACGTGGACTACGCGGGCTCCAAAGGCGCGGTCGACGCGATGACCATCGGGCTTTCCAAGGAGCTCGGCCCGGAAGGCGTGCGCGTCAACGCCATCCGCCCCGGCCTCATCGAAACCGAGATCCACGCGAGCGGCGGCAAGCCGGACCGCGCGCACGTGCTCGGTGTGCACACGCCGCTCGGACGCCCCGGCACGGCGGACGAAGTCGGAGAGTCGATCGTCTGGCTGCTCTCGGACGCGTCGTCGTATGTGACCGGCGCGATTCTGGACGTGACGGGCGGACGTTAA
- a CDS encoding RDD family protein — MSVSATATIPPLRAPSLRRRLSTMVYEGVILFGVVFIAGYLFSTLTQQRSGLTHHDWLMSWIGLVLAAYFVWFWTHGGQTLPMKTWRLKVVDARGEPLTVGRALARYVLAWLWFLPPLALHPLLSLAVPQTLIVLPVWIALWAAAVWLDPARQFLHDRLAGTRIVAA, encoded by the coding sequence ATGAGCGTCTCCGCCACCGCGACCATCCCGCCGCTTCGCGCGCCCAGCCTGCGCCGGCGCCTCTCCACGATGGTCTACGAAGGCGTCATCCTGTTCGGCGTCGTGTTCATCGCCGGGTATCTCTTCAGCACACTCACCCAGCAGCGCAGCGGCCTCACGCATCACGACTGGCTGATGTCGTGGATCGGTCTCGTGCTGGCGGCGTATTTCGTGTGGTTCTGGACGCACGGCGGCCAGACGTTGCCGATGAAAACCTGGCGCCTGAAAGTCGTCGATGCGCGCGGCGAGCCGCTCACCGTCGGCCGGGCGCTAGCGCGCTATGTGCTCGCGTGGCTATGGTTCCTGCCGCCGCTCGCGCTGCACCCGCTGCTTTCGCTGGCGGTGCCGCAGACGCTGATCGTGCTCCCCGTTTGGATCGCGCTGTGGGCGGCAGCCGTCTGGCTCGATCCCGCCCGCCAGTTCCTGCACGACCGCCTCGCCGGCACGCGCATCGTCGCGGCGTAG
- a CDS encoding TetR/AcrR family transcriptional regulator, giving the protein MEAKPPRRTRERILELSLKLFNDIGEPNVTTTTIAEEMEISPGNLYYHFRNKDDIINSIFAQFEQQIQKRLRFPDDHRPTIDEMWSYLQYMADFLWTYRFLYRDLNDLLARNRTLETHFKQIITHKVRFAQQLCEALVADQEMVATPAEIEVIATNIGVIATYWLSYQYVMNPRKYNDQEAIRAELHQVSVHIISIMAPYLRGRSRQLFDDLVSGKMPKREYADFLPPRDDAASASKNETPKDSR; this is encoded by the coding sequence ATGGAAGCGAAACCTCCCCGCCGTACCCGCGAACGGATTCTCGAGCTGTCGCTGAAGTTGTTCAACGATATCGGCGAGCCCAACGTCACCACGACGACCATCGCCGAGGAGATGGAAATCAGTCCAGGCAATCTGTACTACCATTTCCGCAACAAGGACGACATCATCAACAGCATCTTCGCGCAGTTCGAGCAGCAGATTCAGAAGCGCCTGCGCTTTCCGGACGATCACCGGCCGACCATCGACGAGATGTGGTCCTATCTGCAGTACATGGCCGATTTTCTCTGGACGTATCGCTTTCTCTACCGCGACCTGAACGACCTTCTCGCGCGCAACCGCACGCTGGAAACGCACTTCAAGCAGATCATCACGCACAAGGTGCGCTTCGCGCAGCAGTTGTGCGAGGCGCTCGTCGCCGATCAGGAAATGGTCGCGACGCCCGCCGAGATCGAGGTCATCGCGACGAACATCGGCGTGATCGCGACCTACTGGCTCTCGTATCAGTACGTGATGAACCCGCGCAAGTACAACGATCAGGAAGCGATTCGCGCGGAGCTTCATCAGGTGAGCGTGCACATCATCTCGATCATGGCGCCGTATCTGCGCGGCCGCTCGCGCCAGCTTTTCGACGATCTGGTGTCCGGTAAGATGCCCAAGCGCGAATATGCGGACTTCCTGCCGCCGCGCGACGATGCCGCCAGCGCATCGAAGAACGAAACACCGAAGGATTCCCGATAA
- a CDS encoding TIGR00730 family Rossman fold protein, protein MKAVCVYCGSASGARPVYAEAARAFGRALVEANLSLVYGGGRVGLMGLIADEVLAAGGRAVGVIPELLLAKEVGHTDLTELHVVPDMHERKKKMADLADAFVAMPGGVGTYEEFFEVYTWAQLGYHQKPVGLLDINGYFDPLLSMLRHTIDEGFMRKPYLDMIQVAAEPNEMIAKLAAYTPPANDKWSEKRNAV, encoded by the coding sequence ATGAAGGCAGTGTGTGTGTATTGCGGCTCCGCCTCCGGAGCCCGCCCCGTCTATGCAGAAGCCGCGCGCGCGTTCGGCCGCGCCCTCGTCGAGGCGAACTTGTCGCTCGTGTATGGCGGCGGCCGCGTCGGGCTGATGGGCCTGATCGCCGATGAAGTGCTCGCCGCCGGCGGACGCGCGGTCGGCGTAATTCCCGAACTGCTGCTCGCGAAGGAAGTCGGCCATACCGATCTCACGGAACTGCACGTCGTGCCCGACATGCACGAGCGCAAGAAGAAGATGGCCGATCTCGCCGATGCCTTCGTCGCGATGCCCGGGGGCGTCGGCACGTACGAAGAGTTCTTCGAGGTGTACACGTGGGCGCAGCTCGGCTATCACCAGAAGCCCGTCGGCCTGCTGGACATCAACGGCTATTTCGACCCGCTTCTGTCGATGCTGCGTCATACCATCGACGAAGGCTTCATGCGCAAGCCGTATCTGGACATGATTCAGGTGGCCGCCGAGCCGAACGAGATGATCGCGAAGCTCGCGGCCTACACGCCGCCCGCGAACGACAAGTGGTCCGAGAAACGCAACGCAGTCTAA
- a CDS encoding DUF5672 family protein: protein MKDFSKITLVSVTGLPDATRAVYALTLSLRQMPGARAVLCSPQAPASLPAGIEHRKIAPLNYQEYSWFMMYALWRVVETEFALIVQDDGWVLDTANWTDDFLEYDYVGPMAHVGRIDTSEGTRWVTHYAWSAELGKPAQTVMPVINGGFCLRSRRMMRALIDHPEIRMTIPAPDKIGGDPLKVEWTNCALNEDVQLTCVLRPELEAVGLRFAPVEMCLRFGIEHAGAAHRDVDMMSLFGQHCKWRRLIGIDPPVIQYRTKRSIAERAFREMDIARMLEARGYELRFAPEDL, encoded by the coding sequence ATGAAAGACTTCAGCAAGATCACACTGGTTTCCGTGACAGGGCTGCCCGACGCGACGCGCGCCGTCTATGCGCTCACGCTGAGCCTGCGCCAGATGCCTGGCGCGCGTGCCGTGCTGTGCAGCCCGCAGGCGCCCGCGAGTCTGCCGGCCGGCATCGAGCATCGCAAGATCGCGCCGCTCAATTATCAGGAATACTCGTGGTTCATGATGTACGCGCTGTGGCGCGTCGTGGAGACCGAGTTCGCGCTGATCGTCCAGGATGACGGCTGGGTGCTCGACACCGCGAACTGGACCGACGATTTTCTCGAATACGATTACGTCGGCCCGATGGCGCACGTCGGACGTATCGATACCAGCGAAGGCACGCGCTGGGTCACGCACTACGCGTGGAGCGCCGAACTCGGCAAGCCTGCGCAGACGGTGATGCCGGTCATCAACGGCGGCTTTTGCTTGCGCAGCCGGCGCATGATGCGCGCGCTCATCGACCATCCCGAGATCCGGATGACGATTCCCGCGCCCGACAAGATCGGCGGCGATCCGCTCAAGGTCGAATGGACGAACTGCGCGCTCAACGAGGACGTGCAACTCACGTGCGTGCTGCGGCCCGAACTGGAAGCCGTCGGCCTGCGGTTCGCGCCGGTCGAGATGTGTCTGCGCTTCGGGATCGAACACGCCGGGGCGGCGCATCGCGACGTCGACATGATGTCGCTCTTCGGGCAGCACTGCAAATGGCGGCGGCTCATCGGCATCGATCCGCCAGTCATTCAGTATCGGACCAAGCGCAGCATCGCCGAGCGCGCGTTTCGGGAAATGGATATCGCGCGCATGCTCGAAGCGCGCGGCTATGAACTTCGCTTCGCGCCCGAAGACCTGTGA
- a CDS encoding alanyl-tRNA editing protein — protein MTTRALFREDAYQRRCDATVTAIDEAGIHLDQTVFYPLGGGQAGDAGTLTLADGTVIAIADTRKAKFEGATPDDAVHVPAPGQEDALAKLKVCDAVSAEIDWERRYRHMRLHTASHLICAVLPYPVDGCSITTDYARLDLATVEPIEREAVEAKLRELVGGSHDVRTEWITDDEMSARPELVRTMSVKPPMGLGRVRLLRIENVDLQPCGGTHVRNTGEIGTLRIAKLEKKSARTRRLVLELA, from the coding sequence ATGACTACACGCGCGCTCTTTCGCGAGGACGCTTATCAACGACGCTGCGATGCGACCGTCACCGCCATCGACGAGGCGGGCATCCATCTGGACCAGACCGTGTTCTATCCGCTCGGCGGCGGGCAGGCGGGCGATGCCGGAACGCTGACGCTCGCGGACGGCACGGTCATCGCCATCGCGGATACGCGCAAGGCCAAGTTCGAAGGCGCGACGCCCGACGATGCCGTGCACGTGCCCGCGCCCGGTCAGGAAGACGCGCTCGCGAAGCTCAAGGTGTGCGACGCCGTGAGCGCGGAAATCGACTGGGAGCGGCGGTACCGGCATATGCGGCTGCACACGGCGAGCCACCTGATCTGCGCGGTGCTGCCGTATCCGGTCGATGGTTGCAGCATCACGACCGATTACGCGCGGCTCGATCTCGCGACCGTCGAGCCGATCGAGCGCGAAGCAGTGGAAGCGAAGCTGCGCGAACTCGTCGGCGGTTCGCACGACGTGCGCACCGAATGGATCACCGACGACGAAATGTCCGCGCGCCCCGAGCTGGTCCGCACGATGAGCGTGAAGCCGCCGATGGGCCTCGGCCGCGTGCGGCTTCTGCGCATCGAGAACGTGGACTTGCAGCCGTGCGGCGGCACGCATGTGCGCAATACCGGCGAAATCGGCACGCTGCGCATCGCCAAGCTGGAAAAGAAGAGCGCGCGCACGCGGCGGCTCGTGTTGGAGCTCGCTTGA
- a CDS encoding group II truncated hemoglobin — MSEVNQPASEDEATNQQAAPTAFELIGGEERVRALVDRFYDLMDLEPEFAGIRALHPPTLDNSRDKTFWFLCGWMGGPDHYISRFGHPRLRARHLPFAIASSERDQWLRCMAWAMEDIGLAEPLRERLLTSFFNTADWMRNRPG, encoded by the coding sequence ATGAGCGAAGTGAATCAACCGGCTTCCGAAGACGAAGCGACCAATCAACAAGCAGCGCCGACCGCGTTCGAACTGATCGGCGGCGAGGAGCGCGTGCGCGCGCTCGTCGACCGTTTCTACGATTTGATGGACCTGGAGCCCGAGTTCGCGGGCATTCGCGCGCTGCATCCGCCGACGCTCGACAATTCGCGCGACAAGACCTTCTGGTTCCTGTGCGGCTGGATGGGCGGGCCGGATCACTACATCAGCCGCTTCGGGCATCCGCGGCTGCGGGCGCGGCATCTGCCGTTCGCCATCGCGTCGAGCGAGCGCGATCAATGGCTGCGCTGCATGGCCTGGGCGATGGAGGACATCGGCCTCGCCGAGCCGCTGCGCGAGCGCCTGCTCACCTCGTTCTTCAATACCGCCGACTGGATGCGCAACCGTCCCGGCTGA